The DNA region GTAAGCCTGAACGCCGTGCTCGCGGACGAAGCGGTCGGGGTCGAGGCCGCCTTCGAGAGTGACGACCTTCACTTCGAAATCTTCCTCGGTGAGCAGGGCGATGGATTTTTCCGCGGCGTTAGCTCCGGCAGTGTCGGGGTCAAAGTTGACGATGATTTTCTTTGTGAAGCGGCTGAGCAGGCGCACCTGCATCTCAGTGAACGCGGTGCCGGAGGTGGCGAGGACATTGTGGATGCCGGCCATGTAGACGGAGATGCAGTCCATCTGGCCTTCGACCAGCAGCGCGAAGTCGTGGCTGCGCATGTCGGCTTTGGCCTTGTCGAGATTGAAGAGGACCTGGCCCTTCGTATACAGCCCGGTCTCGGGGGAGTTCATGTACTTGGGACCGGACTTTTCGTCGGAGTCGAGGGCGCGGGCAGTGAAGGCGATGGTCTTGCCCTGCTCGTTGGCGATGGGGAAGGTGATGCGCTTGCGAAAGCGGGCGTAGAGCTGGCCCTGAGTTCCATCGGCTTGCTCCTTTGAGCTGAAGAGTCCGCTGGCACGCATGACCTCTTCACCGAAGTGCGGCTTGAGGCGGTCGCGCATGTCGTTGAAGTCGTCGGGCGCGTAGCCGATGCGGAACTTGGCGATGGTCTCGGCGGTGACGCCGCGGCCGGTGAGATATTCGCGGGCGCGGGCGGCTTCGGGCGATTTGAGCTGTGCCTCGAAGTATTGAGTTGCGGCTTCGTGGATATCGATGAGTTGGCGGCGCAACCCGGCTTCGCGAGCCTCTTCGGGGGAGCTGAACTCGCGTTTGGGCAGAGGGATGCCGCACTTGACGGCGACGGTACGGATGGCTTCGGGGAAGCTGACGTTTTCGAGCTTCATGACGAAGGTGAAGACGTCGCCCTTTTCGTGGCAACCGAAGCAGTAGAAGTAGCCGTGGTTCGCGTTGACGGAAAAGGAGCCTGTCTTCTCCTTATGGAAGGGACAGAGCCCGGTGTAGTTCTGCGCGCCCGTCTTGCGCAGCTTCACGT from Edaphobacter paludis includes:
- the dnaG gene encoding DNA primase is translated as MSDNFAQTVKQQADIVKIVGDYVKLRKTGAQNYTGLCPFHKEKTGSFSVNANHGYFYCFGCHEKGDVFTFVMKLENVSFPEAIRTVAVKCGIPLPKREFSSPEEAREAGLRRQLIDIHEAATQYFEAQLKSPEAARAREYLTGRGVTAETIAKFRIGYAPDDFNDMRDRLKPHFGEEVMRASGLFSSKEQADGTQGQLYARFRKRITFPIANEQGKTIAFTARALDSDEKSGPKYMNSPETGLYTKGQVLFNLDKAKADMRSHDFALLVEGQMDCISVYMAGIHNVLATSGTAFTEMQVRLLSRFTKKIIVNFDPDTAGANAAEKSIALLTEEDFEVKVVTLEGGLDPDRFVREHGVQAYMAALRTAKRHSDYLIDRARQLFPARTADAKVKALNFLLPHIRRMPNRIHRDEFAADAAQKLGIDSMILRQEIKQAAAQRVESVRTHTGTPASETERILLRALVLPESDPARILASDQLSQHPEWYENLPAASVLEALANAPVPANPLDVAPDPQSRTLLALALQHHEDPVEADARHDAQSMTEQVENALHALESRRLERRQREIRSLIAEADRRGDQAILAQLTAEKLQIDRALRQR